From Strix uralensis isolate ZFMK-TIS-50842 chromosome 1, bStrUra1, whole genome shotgun sequence, a single genomic window includes:
- the JMJD4 gene encoding 2-oxoglutarate and iron-dependent oxygenase JMJD4 isoform X1, whose protein sequence is MLSWLSQEGYPGCMDRATFACSTAFFRDYSSSSQGAFCLPGGHVDFIEKVESFTYSDFFRDYLIPNHPCIFSAKFTEDWGSRRNWVTWDGKPNFDHLLQKFGEAVVPVANCDVKEYNSNPKEQLPFKEYINYWKEYIKNDYRSSRGCLYLKDWHLSRAFPEQDVYTTPVYFSSDWLNEYWDAIAVDDYRFVYMGPKGSWTPFHADVFRSYSWSANICGRKKWLLYPAGQEEYLKDRHGNLPFDVTAPGLQDRSVYPRYNQSQPPVEIVQEAGEIVFIPSGWHHQVYNLEDTISINHNWVNGCNVAIMWCFLQDELAAVQREISEWKVPMDDWHLQCQLIMKSCTGIDYKEFYNFLKVIAENRISVLENGLDDEALAKNTPKAAISTLGMLHAVFDLKRTVKVLTSLSANEDFKKLDLTSLSPPPEALLHHLKAAIDTALL, encoded by the exons ATGCTGTCTTGGCTAAGCCAGGAAGGGTATCCAGGCTGCATGGACAGGGCAACATTCGCCTGTTCCACTGCCTTTTTTCGTGACTACAGCAGTTCATCTCAGGGTGCGTTCTGCCTCCCCGGAGGACACGTTGACTTTATTGAAAAAGTAGAATCATTCACCTACTCAGATTTTTTCCGGGATTATTTGATTCCCAATCATCCCTGTATTTTCTCAGCTAAATTCACTGAAGACTGGGGCAGCAGGAGAAATTGGGTCACTTGGGATGGAAAGCCTAACTTTGATCACCTTCTGCAGAAGTTTG GAGAAGCTGTAGTACCTGTAGCCAACTGTGATGTCAAGGAGTACAATTCTAATCCAAAGGAGCAGCTCCCCTTCAAGGAGTATATAAATTACTGGAAAGAGTACATTAAAAATGACTACCGTTCATCCCGAGGGTGCCTTTATCTAAAGGACTGGCACCTGAGCAG AGCTTTCCCCGAGCAAGATGTTTATACAACCCCTGTGTATTTCTCATCCGACTGGCTGAATGAATACTGGGATGCTATAGCTGTGGATGATTACCGGTTTGTCTACATGGGACCTAAAGGTTCATG GACTCCATTCCACGCTGATGTCTTCCGTTCCTATAGCTGGTCAGCCAATATATGCGGGAGAAAGAAATGGCTGTTGTACCCCGCGGGACAGGAGGAGTACCTGAAAGACCGCCATGGCAACTTGCCCTTTGACGTGACTGCACCTGGTCTTCAGGACAGGAGTGTTTACCCTCGCTACAACCAAAGTCAACCCCCTGTTGAAATTGTGCAGGAAGCAGGGGAGATAGTCTTCATCCCCAGTGGATGGCATCATCAAGTTTACAATCTG GAGGATACCATTTCCATTAACCACAACTGGGTGAATGGCTGCAATGTGGCTATAATGTGGTGCTTCCTGCAGGATGAATTAGCAGCTGTCCAGCGGGAAATCAGTGAGTGGAAAGTCCCTATGGATGATTGGCATCTACAATGCCAG ttgATCATGAAGTCTTGCACGGGTATAGACTACAAGGAGTTCTACAACTTCCTCAAAGTTATTGCAGAGAACAGGATTTCTGTCTTGGAAAATGGCCTTGATGATGAAGCTTTGGCAAAGAACACTCCAAAAGCTGCCATTTCCACCTTGGGCATGCTGCATGCAGTGTTTGATTTAAAGAGGACTGTGAAGGTGTTAACATCATTGAGTGCTAATGAAGATTTCAAGAAACTAGACCTGACGTCACTTTCTCCACCTCCGGAGGCATTGCTCCACCACTTGAAAGCAGCAATAGATACAGCGCTACTCTAA
- the JMJD4 gene encoding 2-oxoglutarate and iron-dependent oxygenase JMJD4 isoform X2 — MLSWLSQEGYPGCMDRATFACSTAFFRDYSSSSQAKFTEDWGSRRNWVTWDGKPNFDHLLQKFGEAVVPVANCDVKEYNSNPKEQLPFKEYINYWKEYIKNDYRSSRGCLYLKDWHLSRAFPEQDVYTTPVYFSSDWLNEYWDAIAVDDYRFVYMGPKGSWTPFHADVFRSYSWSANICGRKKWLLYPAGQEEYLKDRHGNLPFDVTAPGLQDRSVYPRYNQSQPPVEIVQEAGEIVFIPSGWHHQVYNLEDTISINHNWVNGCNVAIMWCFLQDELAAVQREISEWKVPMDDWHLQCQLIMKSCTGIDYKEFYNFLKVIAENRISVLENGLDDEALAKNTPKAAISTLGMLHAVFDLKRTVKVLTSLSANEDFKKLDLTSLSPPPEALLHHLKAAIDTALL; from the exons ATGCTGTCTTGGCTAAGCCAGGAAGGGTATCCAGGCTGCATGGACAGGGCAACATTCGCCTGTTCCACTGCCTTTTTTCGTGACTACAGCAGTTCATCTCAGG CTAAATTCACTGAAGACTGGGGCAGCAGGAGAAATTGGGTCACTTGGGATGGAAAGCCTAACTTTGATCACCTTCTGCAGAAGTTTG GAGAAGCTGTAGTACCTGTAGCCAACTGTGATGTCAAGGAGTACAATTCTAATCCAAAGGAGCAGCTCCCCTTCAAGGAGTATATAAATTACTGGAAAGAGTACATTAAAAATGACTACCGTTCATCCCGAGGGTGCCTTTATCTAAAGGACTGGCACCTGAGCAG AGCTTTCCCCGAGCAAGATGTTTATACAACCCCTGTGTATTTCTCATCCGACTGGCTGAATGAATACTGGGATGCTATAGCTGTGGATGATTACCGGTTTGTCTACATGGGACCTAAAGGTTCATG GACTCCATTCCACGCTGATGTCTTCCGTTCCTATAGCTGGTCAGCCAATATATGCGGGAGAAAGAAATGGCTGTTGTACCCCGCGGGACAGGAGGAGTACCTGAAAGACCGCCATGGCAACTTGCCCTTTGACGTGACTGCACCTGGTCTTCAGGACAGGAGTGTTTACCCTCGCTACAACCAAAGTCAACCCCCTGTTGAAATTGTGCAGGAAGCAGGGGAGATAGTCTTCATCCCCAGTGGATGGCATCATCAAGTTTACAATCTG GAGGATACCATTTCCATTAACCACAACTGGGTGAATGGCTGCAATGTGGCTATAATGTGGTGCTTCCTGCAGGATGAATTAGCAGCTGTCCAGCGGGAAATCAGTGAGTGGAAAGTCCCTATGGATGATTGGCATCTACAATGCCAG ttgATCATGAAGTCTTGCACGGGTATAGACTACAAGGAGTTCTACAACTTCCTCAAAGTTATTGCAGAGAACAGGATTTCTGTCTTGGAAAATGGCCTTGATGATGAAGCTTTGGCAAAGAACACTCCAAAAGCTGCCATTTCCACCTTGGGCATGCTGCATGCAGTGTTTGATTTAAAGAGGACTGTGAAGGTGTTAACATCATTGAGTGCTAATGAAGATTTCAAGAAACTAGACCTGACGTCACTTTCTCCACCTCCGGAGGCATTGCTCCACCACTTGAAAGCAGCAATAGATACAGCGCTACTCTAA